From the genome of Hymenobacter cellulosilyticus, one region includes:
- a CDS encoding MFS transporter, whose translation MADWFAHRYGVRAVLQVSGLLTAAGLLLAVLLPALPTAVLGFLLVGFGVSSVVPLVYSAAGKASTMSPGVALAAVSTVGFLGFLIGPPLIGLVAGAASLRISFSIIAVMGLCITLVASRAKV comes from the coding sequence GTGGCCGACTGGTTTGCCCACCGCTACGGCGTGCGGGCGGTATTACAAGTCAGTGGGTTGCTCACGGCGGCGGGCCTGCTACTGGCCGTGTTGCTGCCGGCTTTGCCCACGGCGGTGCTGGGTTTTTTACTGGTGGGCTTCGGCGTCTCGTCGGTGGTGCCACTAGTGTATAGCGCGGCGGGCAAGGCTTCTACAATGTCGCCGGGCGTGGCGCTGGCCGCCGTGTCCACGGTTGGGTTCCTGGGCTTTCTGATCGGGCCGCCGCTGATTGGACTGGTTGCCGGAGCTGCGAGCCTGCGGATTTCCTTTTCCATTATTGCCGTCATGGGTCTGTGCATTACCCTGGTTGCTAGTCGGGCTAAAGTATAA
- the sdaAB gene encoding L-serine ammonia-lyase, iron-sulfur-dependent subunit beta → MAEKSSIFDMIGPVMIGPSSSHTAGVVRIASAAIRILGSLPTHAIITFYNSFARTYEGHGSDRAIVAGLLGMATDDKRIREAFEHAAQAGLQYTFQSVGNASTMHPNTIRLQLRDERTGHSVEVIGQSRGGGVIRIVEVDGFPSDFSASLHTLIVDADDRPGSIAFIASVIAHDDCNIATMFVSRKGKNDAARQFIEMDSGIKEITLEYLRQLSWVHRVTYIPNIE, encoded by the coding sequence ATGGCCGAAAAAAGCAGCATTTTTGATATGATCGGGCCCGTGATGATCGGGCCGAGCAGCTCCCATACGGCGGGCGTGGTCCGGATTGCCAGCGCGGCCATCCGCATCCTGGGCTCCTTGCCCACGCATGCCATTATTACCTTCTACAATTCGTTTGCCCGCACCTACGAGGGCCACGGCTCCGACCGCGCCATCGTGGCCGGCCTGCTGGGCATGGCCACCGACGACAAGCGCATCCGCGAGGCTTTCGAGCACGCCGCGCAGGCGGGCCTGCAGTATACCTTTCAGAGCGTGGGCAACGCCTCCACCATGCACCCCAACACCATCCGGCTGCAGCTGCGAGACGAGCGCACGGGCCACAGCGTGGAGGTTATTGGGCAGAGCCGGGGCGGGGGCGTAATCCGCATCGTGGAAGTCGACGGGTTTCCCTCCGATTTCTCGGCTTCCCTGCACACGCTCATCGTGGATGCCGACGACCGGCCCGGTTCTATTGCCTTCATTGCCTCGGTCATTGCCCACGACGACTGCAACATTGCCACCATGTTCGTGAGCCGGAAGGGCAAGAACGACGCGGCCCGGCAGTTCATCGAAATGGACTCGGGTATCAAGGAAATAACCCTCGAATACCTGCGCCAGCTCAGCTGGGTACACCGAGTAACTTATATTCCTAATATTGAATAA
- a CDS encoding TolC family protein has translation MKTPRTPFLYQLATAGVGALLLSAAVLPAAAQTTTPTQPPAGSVPAAAPSGPYTLQRAIDVALQNNLSVRQSQLSAELSEATLRQSRLSQLPTANASASQSWNYGTNVDPLTFQFQNQTTRANNFSATAGLNLFSGFQVRNTIKRNQLDYQAGLSDIEKSRNDIALNVASSFLQLVLAQELVRANEARVNSSQQQVARTQKLLKAGSVAESNLLDSQAQLASDELNVITAQNQVAFYKLQLAQLLNLPSVAGFEIEVPSLPDPDDEAPLASNPEGTYQTAVGMMPEIKAADLRVESSLRGTEIARGAYFPRLSFGASIFSGYSSARIGRKLTGDSTIVPSGFIYQLTPTGPQAVPGVFAGILQPRFETLPEGFSSQVKNNLGKQVQFNLSIPILNGWQARTNVQRSVIGVKQSELRAEQTRLELRQSIQQAYADAIAAQRRYGSAKRQTEALSAAYRNAEIRFNNGLLNGTDFNIAKNNLYGAESSMIQAKYEFIFRRKVLDFYEGRALSL, from the coding sequence ATGAAAACACCTCGTACTCCGTTTCTGTACCAGTTAGCCACGGCGGGCGTCGGAGCGCTGCTGCTCAGTGCCGCTGTTCTGCCAGCCGCCGCCCAAACGACCACGCCGACCCAGCCCCCGGCCGGCTCGGTGCCCGCGGCCGCGCCCAGCGGACCCTACACCCTGCAGCGGGCCATCGACGTAGCCCTGCAAAACAACCTGTCGGTGCGGCAGTCGCAGCTCTCGGCCGAGCTCAGTGAGGCCACCCTGCGCCAGAGCCGCCTGAGTCAGCTGCCCACCGCCAACGCCTCGGCCTCCCAGAGCTGGAACTACGGTACCAACGTGGACCCGCTCACCTTTCAGTTTCAGAACCAGACCACCCGGGCCAACAACTTCTCGGCCACGGCGGGTTTGAACCTGTTCTCGGGCTTTCAGGTGCGCAATACGATTAAGCGCAACCAGCTCGACTACCAGGCCGGCCTAAGTGACATCGAGAAGTCGCGCAATGACATTGCCCTGAACGTGGCCTCGTCGTTTTTGCAGCTGGTGCTGGCCCAGGAGCTGGTGCGGGCCAACGAAGCGCGCGTCAACAGCAGCCAGCAGCAGGTAGCCCGCACGCAAAAGCTGTTGAAAGCGGGCAGCGTGGCCGAAAGCAACCTGCTCGACAGCCAGGCCCAGCTGGCCTCCGATGAGCTCAACGTGATTACGGCCCAAAACCAGGTGGCTTTTTACAAGCTGCAGCTGGCCCAGCTGTTGAATCTGCCCTCCGTCGCCGGCTTTGAGATTGAGGTGCCCAGCCTGCCCGACCCGGACGACGAGGCTCCGCTGGCCTCCAATCCGGAAGGCACCTACCAGACGGCTGTAGGCATGATGCCGGAAATTAAGGCCGCCGACCTGCGGGTAGAAAGCTCGCTGCGCGGGACGGAAATAGCCCGCGGCGCTTATTTCCCGCGCCTTTCCTTCGGGGCCAGCATTTTCTCGGGCTACTCCTCAGCCCGCATCGGGCGCAAGCTCACCGGCGACTCGACCATCGTACCCTCGGGCTTTATTTACCAGCTTACACCCACGGGTCCGCAGGCCGTGCCGGGCGTGTTTGCCGGTATTCTGCAGCCCCGCTTCGAAACCCTGCCCGAAGGCTTCAGCTCCCAGGTAAAAAACAACCTGGGTAAGCAGGTCCAGTTCAACCTTTCCATTCCGATTCTCAACGGCTGGCAGGCCCGCACCAACGTGCAGCGCTCCGTTATTGGGGTGAAGCAGAGTGAGTTGCGCGCCGAGCAAACCCGCCTAGAGCTGCGCCAAAGCATTCAGCAGGCCTACGCCGACGCCATTGCCGCCCAGCGTCGCTATGGCTCCGCCAAGCGCCAAACGGAAGCTTTGAGCGCGGCCTACCGCAACGCGGAAATCCGCTTCAACAACGGCCTGCTCAACGGCACCGACTTCAACATTGCCAAAAACAACCTATATGGGGCCGAGTCGAGCATGATTCAGGCCAAATACGAGTTCATCTTCCGGCGTAAAGTGCTGGATTTCTACGAAGGACGTGCCCTTAGCTTGTAA
- a CDS encoding DUF4259 domain-containing protein produces the protein MGTWGYYNFDNDAAADFAEDFRDNHSEAVLYEALATAAEEEGTLEAPEASEALAAAEIVAAILGKPAQDFPVDLIPVIVKLDAAESEDLRELAIGAVEAVVRKSQLQEQWAEKEDYQNWQHRQQELLERLK, from the coding sequence ATGGGCACCTGGGGCTACTACAACTTTGACAACGACGCGGCGGCCGACTTCGCCGAGGATTTTCGCGACAACCACAGCGAGGCCGTACTCTATGAGGCTTTAGCCACCGCCGCTGAGGAGGAGGGCACCTTAGAGGCACCCGAAGCCAGTGAAGCCCTGGCCGCGGCCGAAATTGTAGCCGCCATTTTGGGCAAGCCCGCCCAGGATTTTCCCGTCGACCTGATTCCGGTGATTGTAAAGCTGGACGCGGCCGAAAGTGAAGACCTGCGCGAACTGGCCATTGGCGCCGTGGAGGCCGTGGTGCGCAAGTCGCAGCTGCAGGAGCAGTGGGCCGAAAAGGAGGACTACCAGAACTGGCAGCACCGGCAGCAGGAGTTGCTGGAGCGCCTCAAGTAG
- a CDS encoding EamA family transporter: protein MPWLALALLTAFCLALYNFFIKLAADQIPAAVGAVVLQLVAAALGAVWLLRLKLLGQPLPITGKGLLLATMAGLGVGLAEILTFVVFSRGVPSSVGTPVIVGGSVLLTAVLGLVVLREALSWSQALGLVSIVVGIALLARGH, encoded by the coding sequence ATGCCCTGGCTGGCTCTGGCGCTGCTTACGGCTTTCTGCCTGGCGCTCTACAATTTCTTTATCAAGCTGGCTGCCGACCAAATTCCGGCCGCCGTAGGGGCCGTGGTGCTGCAGCTGGTAGCTGCTGCGCTGGGGGCCGTGTGGCTGCTTCGGCTTAAGCTGCTGGGCCAACCGCTGCCCATTACCGGCAAAGGACTGCTGCTGGCTACCATGGCCGGACTGGGCGTGGGGCTAGCCGAAATCCTGACGTTCGTGGTCTTTAGCCGCGGGGTGCCTTCCTCGGTCGGCACGCCGGTAATTGTGGGCGGTTCGGTGCTGCTTACGGCCGTGCTGGGCCTAGTTGTGCTGCGCGAGGCGCTGTCGTGGTCCCAGGCGCTGGGGCTGGTCAGCATTGTGGTAGGCATAGCCCTGCTGGCCCGCGGGCACTAG
- a CDS encoding tryptophan 2,3-dioxygenase family protein produces the protein MSLPQDEFSPAVLEQLRRLQQKYAADGQDLAGYLEGLYYADYVNYWDYIELDTLLSLQRPLTQIPDERIFIMYHQITELYFKLCLCEYEQIGQLTAPTVGELVLRLGRINRYFENLIDSFDVMVDGMDKNQFLQFRMALMPASGFQSVQYRMIEIASTSLDNLLNKEKRRLLGEAAAHDELMGCIYWKAGATVEETGAKALTLIQFEEKYTKQLSQHAAEYQDRNVWTIVQRLPEEDRQHPRLLRQLKLLDTNVNINWPLMHFKSAVRYLERDPTALAATGGTNWKKYLPPKFQKRIFYPQLWTSQELEDWGKNWVESILEEASS, from the coding sequence ATGTCTTTGCCACAGGACGAATTCTCGCCCGCCGTGCTCGAACAGCTGCGCCGCTTGCAGCAGAAGTACGCCGCCGACGGTCAGGATCTGGCAGGCTACCTCGAGGGCCTGTACTACGCCGACTACGTCAACTACTGGGACTACATCGAGCTGGACACGCTGCTTTCGCTGCAGCGGCCCCTGACCCAGATTCCCGACGAGCGGATCTTTATCATGTACCACCAGATTACGGAGCTCTATTTCAAGCTCTGCCTCTGCGAGTACGAGCAAATCGGGCAACTCACGGCCCCGACCGTGGGTGAGCTGGTGCTGCGCCTGGGCCGCATCAACCGCTACTTCGAGAACCTGATTGACTCGTTCGACGTGATGGTTGACGGCATGGATAAGAATCAGTTTCTGCAGTTTCGCATGGCCCTGATGCCCGCCTCGGGCTTTCAGAGCGTGCAGTACCGCATGATTGAAATTGCCTCCACCTCGCTCGACAACCTGCTGAACAAAGAGAAGCGCCGCCTGCTGGGCGAAGCCGCCGCCCACGACGAGCTGATGGGCTGCATCTACTGGAAGGCCGGGGCCACTGTTGAGGAAACCGGTGCCAAAGCCCTGACCTTGATTCAGTTTGAGGAGAAATACACCAAGCAGCTCAGCCAGCACGCAGCCGAGTACCAGGACCGCAACGTGTGGACCATCGTGCAGCGCCTGCCCGAGGAAGACCGGCAGCACCCGCGCCTGCTGCGTCAGCTCAAGCTGCTCGACACCAACGTGAACATCAACTGGCCGCTGATGCACTTTAAGTCGGCGGTACGCTACCTGGAGCGCGACCCCACGGCCCTGGCGGCTACGGGCGGCACCAACTGGAAGAAGTACCTGCCTCCCAAGTTTCAGAAGCGCATCTTCTACCCCCAGCTCTGGACCTCGCAGGAACTGGAAGACTGGGGCAAAAACTGGGTGGAAAGCATCCTGGAGGAAGCCAGCTCCTAG
- a CDS encoding SDR family oxidoreductase: MILVTGATGHLGTAVLHTLLQRTAPSRLAALVRDEHKAADLKAQGVTIHQGNYDDLASLERAMQGVEKVLLISGGGEDEALQQHYNVVDAAKKAGVRCLAYTSRALRDPHTLVNQLMERHFQTEAYIQASGLPYVLFRNILYMDVLPLFTGPRVLETGIQLPAGAGRVAYALRSEMGEAIANVLLTGPCDNRIYHFTGAESYSFTDVAAALTAASGMDVTYAPAESAVFAAQMQERGVPELAVQRTLGFLTDIKNGQEADVSPELEAILGRKPTGLTEGVKMLYNL; the protein is encoded by the coding sequence ATGATACTAGTAACCGGAGCAACGGGCCACCTTGGCACCGCCGTACTGCACACGCTCTTGCAAAGAACGGCCCCCAGCCGCTTGGCCGCCCTGGTGCGCGACGAGCACAAAGCCGCCGACCTGAAAGCGCAGGGCGTCACCATTCACCAGGGTAATTACGACGACCTGGCTTCGTTGGAGCGGGCCATGCAGGGCGTGGAAAAAGTACTGCTCATCTCGGGTGGGGGCGAGGACGAGGCCCTGCAGCAGCACTACAACGTGGTGGATGCCGCCAAAAAGGCTGGCGTGCGGTGCCTGGCCTACACCAGCCGGGCCCTGCGCGACCCCCACACGCTGGTCAACCAGTTGATGGAGCGGCATTTCCAGACTGAAGCCTACATTCAGGCCAGCGGACTGCCCTACGTGCTTTTCCGCAATATTCTCTACATGGACGTGCTGCCGCTGTTTACGGGCCCCCGGGTGCTGGAAACCGGCATACAGCTGCCGGCTGGGGCGGGCCGGGTGGCGTATGCCCTGCGCAGCGAAATGGGGGAGGCTATTGCCAACGTGCTCCTAACCGGCCCGTGCGACAACCGAATCTACCATTTCACCGGCGCTGAGTCGTATTCCTTTACCGACGTGGCTGCGGCTCTAACGGCGGCCTCGGGAATGGACGTAACCTACGCACCGGCGGAATCTGCTGTGTTTGCAGCCCAGATGCAGGAGCGCGGGGTGCCGGAACTGGCTGTTCAGCGCACCCTCGGCTTTCTGACCGACATCAAAAACGGGCAAGAAGCCGACGTAAGCCCCGAGCTGGAAGCAATTCTGGGCCGCAAGCCTACGGGGCTGACCGAGGGCGTGAAAATGCTCTACAACCTGTAG
- a CDS encoding efflux RND transporter periplasmic adaptor subunit produces MKNNRLLYALLLVVLVMIVGFVVAKKKGWVGQPAGTEVMTAKAAPQTIVEKVSASGKIQPETEVKISPDVSGEIIELYVAEGDSVKKGQLLLRIRPDNYQANVNMQSATVNTQRANVGQTQARLQQLIASAKQTELTYRRNASLYKQKVISQADYEASKAAYDASQEEINSARQSIRAAQSNVASAQAGLEEARKNLNKTTIYAPVSGTVSKLNVEKGERVVGTTQMAGTEIMRIANLNSMEVRVNVNENDIINVHLGDSADVEVDSYASKDEKFRGIVTSIANTAKDALTAEAVTEFEVRIRLLPDSYRHLVRTVQGRTVVPFRPGMTASVDVITDRKSNVLSVPLAAVTTRSDSTLTAGAKPEEKGAAIPVSAKAGPKTEIQEVVFVVRNGKSVLTPVKTGISDFANIEIRSGLQAGDEVVSGPFRAVAKTLKDGAQVVVKDAKTINKAALKEEPEGDK; encoded by the coding sequence ATGAAAAACAACCGCTTACTCTACGCTTTATTACTCGTCGTCCTGGTGATGATTGTCGGCTTTGTAGTCGCCAAAAAGAAGGGCTGGGTAGGGCAGCCGGCCGGCACGGAGGTTATGACGGCCAAAGCCGCGCCGCAGACCATTGTGGAGAAAGTCAGTGCCTCGGGCAAGATTCAGCCCGAAACCGAAGTGAAAATCTCTCCCGACGTATCCGGCGAAATCATCGAGCTGTACGTGGCCGAGGGCGACTCGGTGAAGAAGGGCCAGCTGCTGCTGCGCATCCGTCCTGATAACTACCAGGCCAACGTGAACATGCAGTCGGCTACGGTGAACACCCAGCGCGCCAACGTGGGCCAGACCCAGGCCCGCCTGCAGCAGCTCATCGCCTCGGCCAAACAAACCGAGTTGACGTACCGCCGCAACGCCTCGCTTTACAAGCAGAAAGTCATTTCGCAGGCCGACTACGAGGCCAGCAAAGCCGCCTATGATGCTTCTCAGGAGGAAATCAACTCGGCCCGCCAGAGCATCCGGGCGGCCCAGAGCAATGTGGCCAGCGCCCAGGCCGGCCTGGAGGAAGCCCGCAAGAACCTGAACAAAACCACGATTTACGCCCCGGTAAGCGGCACGGTGAGCAAGCTTAACGTGGAGAAAGGCGAGCGGGTAGTGGGTACCACTCAGATGGCCGGTACCGAAATCATGCGCATTGCCAACCTCAACTCGATGGAAGTGCGGGTAAACGTGAATGAAAACGACATTATCAACGTGCACCTCGGCGACTCGGCCGACGTGGAAGTGGACAGCTACGCCAGCAAGGACGAGAAGTTCCGCGGCATCGTGACCAGCATTGCCAACACGGCCAAGGACGCGCTGACGGCCGAGGCCGTAACCGAGTTTGAGGTTCGGATTCGCCTCCTGCCCGACTCGTACCGCCACCTGGTGCGCACCGTGCAAGGCCGCACGGTCGTGCCGTTCCGCCCCGGCATGACGGCTTCGGTCGACGTGATTACCGACCGGAAAAGTAACGTCCTGAGCGTGCCGCTGGCTGCCGTCACGACCCGCTCCGACAGCACCCTAACCGCGGGGGCCAAGCCCGAGGAGAAAGGGGCCGCCATTCCGGTGAGTGCCAAGGCCGGGCCTAAAACGGAAATTCAGGAAGTGGTATTCGTCGTCCGCAATGGCAAATCGGTGCTGACGCCCGTTAAGACCGGTATCAGCGACTTTGCCAACATCGAAATCCGCAGCGGCCTGCAGGCCGGCGACGAGGTGGTAAGCGGGCCGTTCCGGGCCGTGGCCAAAACGCTCAAGGACGGTGCTCAGGTCGTGGTGAAAGACGCCAAGACCATCAACAAAGCGGCCCTGAAGGAGGAGCCCGAGGGCGACAAGTAA